A window of the Helianthus annuus cultivar XRQ/B chromosome 4, HanXRQr2.0-SUNRISE, whole genome shotgun sequence genome harbors these coding sequences:
- the LOC110933681 gene encoding uncharacterized protein LOC110933681, which yields MGKNTVADCNDLFESFGHADIDHSVTSKNSIPVTTSSSSRGANQVVLDSKVASQLDYITKELLEIKKKVDRCEVCRGGHDTVDCPTLTLEQVEYIAGQNRGPTNSFNNSNSNWRANNYRSSGKFASSGSGGQFRSEGSNQEVQPRNEGSNGSLSRIEDLLTHLVVKDHATQRTLEEHATFLKNNHSNFLDLQRQVRDIARQLQERPLGQFSGTTKPNPSGTLKAILTRSGRTLDEVVRPESVEVEDEEPVDEEIEMEAPEIFKQLRINLRFIEALQSIPKYAKFLKDLLKRKDRLGEVSNIPLSGGCSVVVLNKVPEKLTDPGLFTIPCLFGSHTECKALADLGASINLMSYSMNERLGLGELSPTCVSLSLADRSVKYPRGIIENLLVKVDKFVFPIDFVVLDMEADEKVPIILGRPFLCTEKAIIDVFDESFLSCVDHCFDYISGADLVEGKLDEVVEKIEEVVSESEEGEATD from the exons ATGGGAAAGAACACTGTGGCAGACTGCAATGATCTCTTTGAGAGCTTCGGtcatgctgatatagatcatagtgTTACCAGCAAGAATTCCATTCCTGTGACTACTTCCTCATCTTCCCGAGGAGCAAACCAAGTTGTTTTGGACTCAAAGGTAGCATCTCAACTTGAttatatcaccaaagagttgctagaaattaagaagaaggtCGATAGGTGCGAAGTTTGTAGAGGTGGTCATGACACCGTAGATTGCCCAACACTTACCCTAGAACAGGTAGAGTATAtagcaggtcaaaataggggtccaactaacTCGTTTAACAATAGCaactctaattggcgtgctaaTAATTATCGCTCTTCAG GTAAGtttgctagttcaggttcaggggGACAGTTCAGAAgtgaggggtcaaaccaagaggttcaacctaGGAATGAGGGGTCAAATGGTAGTTTATCTAGGATAGAGGATCTTCTTACCCATCTAGTGGTTAAGGACCACGCCACCCAACGTACCTTAGAAGAACACGCTACATTCCTAAAGAATAACCATTCAAATTTCTTAGACCTTCAAAGGCAAGTTAgggatattgcacgccagttgcaagaacgacctcTCGGTCAATTTTCGGGAACAACAAAGCCCAATCCATCTGGCACTTTGAAGGCAATTTTGACCCGCAGTGGTAGGACCTTAGATGAGGTAGTGAGACCTGAGAGTGTTGAGGTAGAAGATGAGGAGCCCGTAGATGAAGAGATTGAGATGGAGGCTcccg AAATCTTTAAGCAACTTAGAATCAACCTTCGTTTCATAGAAGCCCTCCAATCGATACCTAAATATGCAAAATTCTTAAAGGACCTTCTAAAACGTAAAgataggttaggagaggtttctaacatTCCCCTTAGTGGAGGGTGCTCCGTCGTAGTCTTGAACAAGGTCccggaaaaattgacggatccgggcctttttacCATTCCATGCTTGTTTGGGAGTCATACCGAGTGTAAGGCCCTAGCCGATTTAGGAGCGAGTATAAACCTCATGTCATATTCCATGAATGAGAggttaggtctaggagagttATCCCCTACATGTGTGTCTTTGTCCTTAGCCGATAGATCAGTGAAGTATCCACGTGGCATAATCGAAAACCTTCTAGTTAAAGTGGATAAATTCGTTTTTCCCATTGACTTTgtcgttcttgatatggaagccgaTGAGAAGGTTCCTATCATTCTAGGACGCCCATTCTTGTGTACCGAGAAGGCTATCATCGATGTCTTCGATG agtctttCTTGTCATgtgttgaccattgctttgactatattagtggAGCCGATTTAGTTGAGGGTAAGTTAGATGAGGTAGTTGAGAAAATAGAGGAAGTTGTGAGTGAGAGTGAGGAAGGAGAAGCGACCGACTAG